One Luteibacter aegosomaticola genomic window carries:
- a CDS encoding MalM family protein: protein MPRILNRLLPLATALTVLGGCKTIVPPNFRPPENPSITVDLARKALDGADPCCGSFADLSYQDMLPWQPKRFALTKDTPVANLNGDRSYFLAFRLPQGAQTPYTIALKSELNGRWLSSSYLFAPTVVILDDAFQPLHAEDIQLCEYIGWTSETTGAFGKFKVEDDRARYLVVYSSAKQQKAQTYWEQSPTTFSAEAPIKMNSAGNFKIQHGPDGVVYVGIENDTYRSALKNAVCGKAAPGNGVINTLKDVVSTDLLRNDAQKKEKGS from the coding sequence ATGCCCCGCATACTTAACCGCCTGCTCCCCCTGGCAACCGCCCTCACCGTGCTGGGCGGCTGCAAGACCATCGTTCCGCCGAACTTCCGCCCGCCGGAGAATCCGTCGATCACGGTGGACCTTGCCCGCAAGGCCCTCGATGGCGCCGACCCGTGCTGCGGCAGCTTCGCCGATCTGTCCTACCAGGACATGTTGCCGTGGCAGCCGAAGCGCTTTGCGCTCACCAAGGACACGCCGGTCGCCAACCTCAATGGCGATCGCAGCTATTTCCTGGCCTTCCGCCTGCCGCAGGGCGCGCAGACGCCGTACACGATCGCCCTCAAGTCGGAACTCAATGGCCGCTGGCTGAGCTCCAGCTACCTGTTCGCGCCGACGGTGGTGATCCTGGACGACGCGTTCCAGCCGCTACACGCTGAAGATATCCAGCTGTGCGAATACATCGGCTGGACCAGCGAGACGACGGGCGCCTTCGGTAAGTTCAAGGTGGAAGACGACCGCGCCCGCTATCTGGTCGTGTACTCCTCGGCCAAGCAGCAGAAGGCGCAGACGTACTGGGAGCAGTCGCCCACCACGTTCTCGGCCGAGGCGCCGATCAAGATGAACTCGGCGGGTAACTTCAAGATCCAGCACGGCCCGGATGGCGTGGTGTACGTGGGCATCGAGAACGATACCTACCGCAGCGCACTGAAGAATGCGGTGTGCGGCAAGGCGGCGCCCGGCAACGGCGTCATCAACACGCTGAAGGATGTGGTCAGCACCGATCTGCTCAGGAACGATGCGCAGAAGAAGGAAAAGGGCAGCTAA
- a CDS encoding NAD(P)/FAD-dependent oxidoreductase, producing the protein MERSRSDVLIMGGGVIGLACALYLLKAGASVRVLEQHTPGSGSSHGNCGTITPSHAGPLTMPGMVGTALRSMLRKDAPLYVNPMPDPERARWLLGFARRCTWRDYQQAGEARGAILARSRALIGDLVASDELACEFEDVGELYVYRDERALQHDRAHVELLRRLGMDVRVLLGDDVLALEPSLREGVVGGLLHPGDARLRPDLYVAELARRVRELGGAIETGARIDSFVTDAGRITHVRTTGGVFSGERIVMALGAWSPLLGRLLDIRLPMQPGKGYSLTWDQPPVNAPTHSLVLREAAVCVTPWSSGYRLGSTMEFSGFNEGLNEVRLEALRRGAAAYLHEPEGQGEVTPWWGWRPMSVDEVPIIGPSTRWSNLVYATAHGMLGISMSAATGELVANLLAGPAPALDAAPYSPARFGL; encoded by the coding sequence ATGGAAAGATCCCGAAGCGATGTGCTGATCATGGGGGGCGGCGTGATCGGCCTGGCGTGCGCGCTCTACCTGCTGAAGGCGGGGGCGAGCGTGCGGGTGCTCGAGCAGCACACGCCAGGCAGCGGCAGCTCCCATGGCAATTGCGGCACCATCACGCCCAGCCATGCCGGGCCACTGACCATGCCGGGCATGGTCGGCACGGCCCTGCGTTCCATGCTCCGCAAGGACGCGCCCCTATACGTGAACCCGATGCCCGATCCGGAACGGGCCCGCTGGCTATTGGGGTTCGCCCGACGTTGCACGTGGCGGGATTACCAGCAGGCGGGCGAGGCGCGTGGCGCCATCCTCGCGCGGTCGCGTGCATTGATCGGCGACCTCGTCGCCAGCGATGAGCTGGCTTGCGAGTTCGAAGATGTCGGCGAGCTCTATGTCTATCGCGACGAGCGCGCGCTGCAGCACGATCGCGCGCACGTCGAGTTGCTACGCCGCCTCGGTATGGACGTGCGCGTCCTGCTGGGCGATGACGTGCTGGCGCTGGAGCCTTCGTTGCGTGAGGGTGTCGTCGGCGGCTTGTTGCACCCGGGCGATGCGCGCCTGCGGCCTGATCTCTACGTGGCGGAGCTGGCGCGGCGCGTTCGCGAACTCGGCGGCGCCATCGAAACCGGTGCGCGCATCGATTCGTTCGTTACCGATGCCGGGCGCATCACCCACGTGCGCACGACCGGCGGCGTATTCAGCGGCGAGCGCATTGTCATGGCGCTCGGTGCGTGGTCGCCGTTGCTCGGGCGTTTGCTGGATATTCGCCTGCCGATGCAGCCTGGCAAAGGTTACTCATTGACCTGGGATCAGCCGCCGGTCAACGCGCCGACGCACTCGCTGGTGCTGCGCGAGGCGGCGGTGTGCGTCACGCCGTGGAGCTCGGGCTATCGGCTTGGCAGCACCATGGAGTTCTCGGGATTCAACGAGGGGCTGAACGAGGTACGCCTGGAAGCGCTGCGTCGTGGTGCGGCGGCTTACCTGCATGAGCCCGAAGGGCAGGGCGAGGTCACGCCCTGGTGGGGCTGGCGCCCGATGAGCGTGGATGAGGTGCCGATCATCGGGCCGAGCACGCGCTGGTCGAACCTGGTCTATGCGACCGCGCATGGCATGCTGGGTATCAGCATGTCGGCCGCCACCGGTGAACTCGTGGCCAACCTGCTCGCCGGGCCCGCACCCGCGCTCGACGCGGCGCCGTATTCGCCCGCGCGTTTCGGCCTCTAG
- a CDS encoding C40 family peptidase codes for MHPAPPSFRPLRALGWVTMAAALALLAACGSTPHKRSSSSQRNNPASAVPLAKNLNWSTKPAAAPPPDAANDVLFRAIGLVGTPYRWGGNTPAGGFDCSGLVNYIYLTSTGVRLPRTSSEMADLDKPKIGESDLESGDLVFFGRGHVSHVGVYVGKGRFVHAPNSGGTVRLDELDGAYWKENFVYGRRVLN; via the coding sequence ATGCATCCCGCTCCGCCCTCATTTCGCCCGCTGCGCGCCCTTGGCTGGGTGACGATGGCGGCCGCCCTGGCCCTGCTCGCCGCCTGCGGGAGCACGCCACATAAGCGTTCCTCGTCGTCCCAGCGCAACAACCCCGCCTCCGCGGTGCCGTTGGCGAAGAACCTCAACTGGTCGACCAAGCCCGCGGCAGCCCCGCCGCCGGATGCGGCGAACGACGTCCTTTTCCGTGCCATTGGCCTGGTGGGCACGCCGTACCGGTGGGGTGGCAATACCCCTGCGGGCGGCTTCGATTGCAGCGGCCTGGTGAATTACATCTACCTGACCTCGACCGGCGTGCGCCTGCCGCGCACCTCGTCCGAGATGGCCGACCTCGACAAGCCCAAGATTGGTGAATCCGATCTGGAAAGCGGCGACCTCGTGTTCTTCGGCCGCGGCCATGTCAGCCATGTTGGTGTCTACGTGGGCAAAGGCCGCTTCGTCCACGCTCCGAACTCCGGTGGTACGGTCCGCCTGGATGAGCTCGATGGGGCTTACTGGAAGGAAAACTTCGTCTATGGTCGACGCGTTCTAAACTGA
- the rplI gene encoding 50S ribosomal protein L9: protein MELILLAKVKNLGNLGDKVDVKPGYGRNFLLPTGKAVRANADNIAAFEARRAEYEAKAKDELSGAEGRAAKLDGVEVTIEVNASPEGKLFGSVSTRDIAEALVAKGYDVDKSEVIQSEGPFRNTGEFEVVINLHADVTQTVKVKVVGA from the coding sequence ATGGAACTCATCCTCCTCGCGAAGGTGAAGAACCTCGGTAATCTCGGTGACAAGGTCGACGTCAAGCCGGGTTACGGTCGTAACTTCCTCCTCCCGACCGGCAAGGCCGTTCGCGCCAACGCCGATAACATCGCTGCGTTCGAAGCCCGCCGCGCTGAGTACGAAGCCAAGGCCAAGGACGAACTGTCCGGCGCCGAAGGCCGTGCCGCCAAGCTCGACGGCGTCGAAGTCACGATCGAAGTGAACGCTTCGCCGGAAGGCAAGCTGTTCGGCTCGGTCAGCACCCGCGACATCGCCGAAGCGCTGGTCGCCAAGGGCTATGACGTCGACAAGAGCGAAGTCATCCAGTCGGAAGGTCCGTTCCGCAACACCGGCGAGTTCGAGGTTGTCATCAACCTGCACGCCGATGTCACGCAGACGGTCAAGGTCAAGGTCGTCGGCGCGTAA
- the rpsR gene encoding 30S ribosomal protein S18 yields the protein MSKFFRRRKFCRFTAEGVKEIDYKDLNTLRQYITENGKIVPSRITGTKARYQRQLATAIKRARFLSLLPYTDNHDV from the coding sequence ATGTCCAAGTTCTTCCGCCGCCGTAAGTTCTGCCGTTTCACCGCTGAAGGCGTGAAAGAGATCGATTACAAGGATCTCAACACCCTCCGTCAGTACATCACCGAGAACGGCAAGATCGTCCCGAGCCGCATCACCGGCACGAAGGCCCGTTACCAGCGTCAGCTGGCGACCGCTATCAAGCGCGCCCGCTTCCTGTCGCTGCTGCCGTACACCGACAACCACGACGTCTGA
- the gorA gene encoding glutathione-disulfide reductase, which produces MSDEAFDLIVIGGGSGGLASAIRAAKHGAKVALVEPRELGGTCVNVGCVPKKAMWYAAQMAEAQYIAADYGFTDKPGQLDWPGFIDRRNAYIDRIHGSYQQQLDKWKVTLVRETARFIEPHRIAAGERTLAAPHVIIATGSSAKTLDKPGFEHSVTSDGFFDLRACPKRTAIIGGGYIAVELAGVLRALGSEVDLYVRDRLMGSFDEEMAYQLGEEMTKHGININYTCQIDAAHKVDGLLMLDCDKGTKPGPYDLLIQAVGRHGNAATLGLDAIGLATNGEGQIEVDDFQETGIPGVYAVGDITQRLALTPVAVNAGRKLADRLFGNTPGAKLDYQNIPSVVFSHPPLGTVGLSEQQAREAYGADVHLYKQTFVPMQLALAHRPMYVRFKLICVGEDSRIVGMQMLGPGVDEILQGFAVAIKMGATKADLDATMAIHPTSAEEMVTMGDRVPG; this is translated from the coding sequence ATGTCCGATGAAGCCTTCGACCTGATCGTGATAGGTGGTGGCTCGGGCGGCCTGGCATCGGCGATACGCGCAGCCAAACACGGGGCGAAGGTGGCGCTGGTGGAACCGCGTGAACTGGGCGGCACCTGCGTGAACGTCGGTTGCGTGCCGAAGAAGGCGATGTGGTACGCCGCGCAGATGGCGGAGGCGCAATACATCGCCGCCGATTACGGATTCACCGACAAGCCGGGGCAACTCGACTGGCCCGGCTTCATTGATCGCCGCAACGCCTACATCGACCGGATCCACGGCAGCTACCAGCAGCAGCTCGACAAATGGAAGGTGACGCTGGTTCGCGAAACGGCGCGCTTCATCGAACCGCACCGCATTGCGGCCGGCGAGCGAACGCTGGCGGCGCCGCATGTGATCATCGCGACGGGTTCCTCGGCGAAGACCCTGGACAAGCCCGGCTTCGAACACAGCGTCACCTCGGATGGTTTCTTCGACCTGCGCGCCTGCCCGAAGCGCACGGCGATCATCGGTGGCGGCTACATCGCGGTGGAGCTGGCCGGCGTGTTGCGCGCCCTCGGTAGCGAGGTGGATCTCTACGTGCGTGATCGCCTGATGGGCAGCTTCGATGAAGAGATGGCCTACCAGCTTGGCGAAGAGATGACCAAGCACGGCATCAACATCAACTACACCTGCCAGATCGATGCGGCCCACAAGGTGGATGGCTTGCTGATGCTCGATTGCGACAAGGGCACGAAGCCCGGGCCGTACGACCTGCTTATCCAGGCGGTGGGCCGCCACGGCAACGCGGCGACACTGGGCCTCGATGCGATCGGGCTGGCGACGAATGGCGAAGGACAGATCGAGGTCGATGATTTCCAGGAAACCGGTATCCCCGGGGTCTACGCCGTGGGCGATATCACCCAGCGTCTCGCGCTGACGCCCGTCGCAGTAAACGCGGGGCGCAAGCTTGCCGATCGCCTGTTCGGTAATACCCCCGGTGCGAAACTGGATTACCAGAACATCCCCAGTGTCGTCTTTTCACACCCGCCGTTGGGCACCGTGGGCCTGAGTGAACAGCAGGCGCGCGAGGCCTATGGGGCTGACGTCCACCTCTACAAGCAAACCTTCGTACCGATGCAGCTGGCCCTGGCGCATCGCCCGATGTACGTGCGTTTCAAGCTGATCTGCGTCGGCGAGGATTCGCGCATCGTCGGCATGCAGATGCTGGGCCCCGGGGTGGACGAGATCCTCCAGGGCTTTGCGGTGGCGATCAAGATGGGGGCGACCAAGGCCGACCTGGACGCCACCATGGCCATCCACCCCACATCGGCCGAGGAAATGGTCACCATGGGTGATCGCGTCCCCGGCTGA
- a CDS encoding RidA family protein yields MSASTTGSDTVRTESAPAPVGAYPHARRVGNLLFLSGVGPRVPGSNAVPGNVMDAHGMLLSYDIEAQCRQVFANVRAVLEASGARWEDLVDVTVFLTHMARDFATYNKLYAEAFAGVDACRTTVGITSLPTPIAIELKCVAALPSPSQP; encoded by the coding sequence ATGTCTGCATCGACCACGGGCTCTGACACCGTCCGCACCGAAAGCGCGCCCGCGCCCGTCGGTGCCTATCCCCACGCCCGTCGCGTGGGCAACCTGCTTTTCCTTTCCGGCGTCGGGCCACGCGTGCCCGGCAGCAACGCTGTGCCAGGCAATGTGATGGATGCGCACGGCATGCTCTTGTCGTACGACATCGAGGCCCAGTGCCGGCAGGTATTCGCCAATGTGCGGGCCGTACTGGAAGCTAGCGGTGCGCGCTGGGAGGATCTGGTGGACGTCACCGTTTTCCTCACGCACATGGCGCGCGACTTCGCGACGTATAACAAGCTCTATGCCGAAGCGTTTGCCGGTGTGGATGCGTGCCGTACCACGGTGGGCATTACCTCCCTACCCACGCCCATCGCGATTGAGTTGAAATGCGTGGCAGCACTACCGTCGCCGTCGCAACCCTGA
- the rpsF gene encoding 30S ribosomal protein S6: protein MRHYEVVFLVHPDQSEQVPAMIERYKTLIEGDNGKIHRLEDWGRRQLAYPIENLAKAHYVMLNIEVSQNALNELETGFRFNDAVLRHLVIRRDEADTEQSFILKSKEKDEQKGSRRRDDDNDDRGAGDSDRDSDD from the coding sequence ATGCGTCATTATGAAGTTGTGTTCCTGGTCCACCCGGATCAGAGCGAACAGGTGCCCGCCATGATCGAGCGTTACAAGACGCTGATCGAAGGCGACAACGGCAAGATCCACCGTCTGGAAGATTGGGGCCGCCGCCAGCTGGCTTACCCGATCGAAAACCTCGCCAAGGCTCACTACGTGATGCTGAACATCGAGGTTTCCCAGAACGCGCTGAACGAGCTTGAGACGGGCTTCCGTTTCAACGACGCCGTCCTGCGTCATCTGGTCATCCGCCGTGACGAAGCCGACACCGAACAGTCGTTCATCCTGAAGAGCAAGGAAAAGGATGAGCAGAAGGGTTCGCGTCGCCGTGACGACGACAATGACGACCGTGGCGCTGGCGACAGCGACCGCGACAGCGACGATTAA
- the hutG gene encoding N-formylglutamate deformylase: MTPYSLHRGNAPLLISLPHNGSVIPDEIAARMKRPARRSPDTDWHVAELYDFAKGMGASIIRPVVSRYVVDLNRPADGHALYPGKKETGLVPTIMFDGHDIYRGGAEPEGKEVADRVKHWWKPYHKALADELARLKAQFGHVVLWDGHSIRSHVPMLFDGRLPDFNLGTADGISCAGELQAKVAAILEAQSDYSFVVNGRFKGGYITRNYGRPEEGVSAIQLELSQITYMDEDSFEYLPKHAARVQVLIGEMLKACLEGTQQLTP, from the coding sequence ATGACCCCGTACTCCCTGCATCGCGGCAACGCGCCGCTCCTGATCAGCCTGCCGCATAACGGCAGCGTCATCCCCGATGAGATCGCCGCGCGCATGAAGCGGCCGGCACGCCGCTCGCCCGATACGGACTGGCACGTGGCCGAGTTGTACGATTTTGCGAAGGGCATGGGTGCCAGCATCATCCGCCCGGTGGTCTCGCGCTACGTCGTCGACCTGAACCGTCCGGCGGACGGCCATGCGCTGTATCCGGGCAAGAAGGAAACAGGGCTCGTTCCCACCATCATGTTCGACGGCCACGATATCTACCGTGGCGGCGCCGAGCCGGAAGGCAAGGAGGTCGCCGACCGGGTGAAGCACTGGTGGAAGCCGTACCACAAGGCCCTGGCCGATGAACTCGCGCGCCTGAAGGCACAGTTCGGCCACGTGGTGCTGTGGGATGGCCATTCCATTCGCAGCCACGTGCCCATGCTGTTCGACGGCCGGTTGCCTGATTTCAACCTCGGCACGGCCGATGGCATCAGCTGTGCGGGCGAACTGCAGGCAAAGGTGGCGGCGATTCTCGAGGCGCAGAGCGATTATTCGTTCGTGGTGAACGGGCGCTTCAAAGGCGGCTACATCACGCGCAATTACGGTCGTCCCGAAGAAGGCGTGAGCGCCATCCAGCTCGAGCTGTCGCAAATCACCTACATGGACGAAGACAGCTTCGAATACCTGCCGAAGCACGCCGCGCGCGTGCAGGTGCTGATCGGCGAGATGCTAAAGGCCTGCCTCGAAGGCACCCAGCAGCTCACGCCCTGA
- a CDS encoding HesB/IscA family protein, producing MSIQITPAASDRMRAFLAKAPDAAGVRFSVKRMGCSGFGYVVDLAGAIAPEDQVLDIDGIRVVVDPKSLPLVDGTLIDFQRQGLNASFVFHNPNATGECGCGESFTVS from the coding sequence ATGAGCATCCAGATCACTCCCGCCGCCTCCGACCGCATGCGCGCCTTCCTGGCGAAAGCGCCTGACGCTGCGGGTGTGCGCTTTTCGGTCAAGCGCATGGGCTGCTCGGGCTTTGGCTATGTCGTGGACCTGGCCGGGGCCATTGCCCCCGAGGACCAGGTCCTCGATATCGATGGCATCCGCGTCGTGGTCGATCCCAAGAGCCTCCCCCTGGTGGACGGCACCCTGATCGATTTCCAGCGCCAGGGGCTGAATGCCTCGTTCGTGTTCCACAACCCCAACGCCACCGGGGAATGTGGGTGCGGCGAGTCGTTTACCGTCTCTTGA
- a CDS encoding aldehyde dehydrogenase, with the protein MLTLSNLINGEPRAPRGGRYLEVTDPATGQAYAQCPDSSAEDVADAVDAAAHALLRWSTTPADARARCLSRLADLIEARIDEFAAAESRDSGKPLALARSLDIPRAIANLRFFAAAATQFAGEAHAMEHGAINYTLRLPLGVVGCISPWNLPLYLFTWKIAPALAAGNAVVAKPSEVTPHTAWLLGTLVQEAGFPDGIFNIVHGSGPAVGEAIVVHDAVKAISFTGSTRTGIAIASAAAPRLKKVSLELGGKNPAIVFDDVELNDKTMATIVRSGFANQGEICLCGSRLLVQRGIYERFRAAYLERVRALRVGDPLEASSDLGALVSKPHFDKVMDCIARARAEGGTVLVGGEQVHVDGRCADGWFVAPTVIEGLPVDSATNQDEIFGPVVTLIPFDTEDEALAIANGTPYGLAASLWTHDISRAHRMAAKLDFGIVWINCWMLRDLRTPFGGSKQSGVGREGGFDAMRFFTEARNVCIDHGL; encoded by the coding sequence ATGCTGACGCTCAGCAACCTGATCAACGGCGAACCCCGCGCACCGAGAGGCGGGCGCTACCTTGAGGTAACCGACCCGGCGACCGGCCAGGCGTATGCGCAGTGCCCGGATTCCTCGGCCGAGGATGTCGCGGATGCCGTCGATGCGGCAGCCCACGCCCTGCTCCGCTGGTCGACGACGCCTGCCGATGCGCGCGCCCGTTGCCTCTCGCGTCTGGCCGACCTGATCGAAGCACGCATCGATGAGTTCGCCGCGGCCGAGTCGCGCGACAGCGGCAAGCCACTGGCGCTAGCCCGCAGCCTGGATATCCCACGCGCCATCGCCAACCTGCGCTTCTTCGCCGCGGCGGCCACGCAGTTCGCTGGCGAAGCGCACGCGATGGAGCATGGTGCGATCAACTACACCTTGCGCCTGCCGCTCGGCGTGGTGGGCTGCATCAGCCCCTGGAACCTGCCGCTCTACCTGTTCACCTGGAAAATCGCGCCCGCGCTCGCCGCCGGCAATGCCGTGGTGGCCAAGCCTTCTGAGGTCACGCCGCACACCGCATGGCTACTGGGAACCCTGGTACAGGAGGCCGGATTCCCCGATGGCATTTTCAACATCGTGCACGGCAGCGGCCCCGCCGTGGGCGAGGCGATCGTCGTCCACGATGCCGTGAAAGCCATCTCCTTCACGGGTAGCACGCGTACGGGCATCGCGATCGCATCGGCCGCCGCGCCACGCCTCAAGAAGGTATCGCTCGAGCTGGGCGGCAAGAATCCGGCCATCGTGTTCGACGATGTCGAGTTGAACGACAAGACCATGGCGACGATCGTGCGCTCGGGCTTCGCCAACCAGGGCGAGATCTGCCTGTGTGGTTCACGCCTGCTCGTCCAGCGCGGCATCTACGAACGCTTCCGCGCCGCCTATCTGGAACGCGTGCGTGCCTTGCGCGTCGGCGATCCGCTCGAGGCCAGCAGCGACCTCGGCGCCCTCGTCTCCAAACCGCATTTCGACAAGGTCATGGATTGCATCGCGCGGGCACGCGCCGAAGGTGGCACGGTACTCGTCGGCGGCGAACAGGTCCACGTCGATGGCCGCTGTGCCGATGGGTGGTTTGTAGCGCCTACAGTAATCGAAGGCCTGCCCGTGGATTCGGCCACCAACCAGGACGAAATCTTCGGCCCGGTGGTCACGCTCATCCCCTTCGACACCGAAGACGAAGCACTCGCGATCGCCAACGGCACGCCTTACGGCCTCGCCGCATCGCTGTGGACCCACGATATTTCGCGAGCCCATCGCATGGCGGCGAAGCTCGATTTCGGTATCGTCTGGATCAACTGCTGGATGCTGCGCGACCTGCGCACGCCGTTCGGCGGCAGCAAGCAATCCGGCGTGGGTCGCGAAGGTGGCTTCGATGCCATGCGTTTCTTTACGGAGGCCAGAAATGTCTGCATCGACCACGGGCTCTGA
- a CDS encoding SDR family oxidoreductase, whose translation MDLRLTGRHALVCGASQGIGRATAFELAELGASVTLLARSADTLKALAAELPATQAGQKHHYLAVDMLDTDALAAAVHGVVKDHAVHILLNNSGGPPPGAIHAADTEAFLTAYRQHVISAQVLSQACLPGMRAARYGRIINVISTSVKEPIPNLGVSNTVRAAMAGWAKTLSVEVAHEGITVNNVLPGYTRTPRLDALVESSVKAGRGRDEVERGLLASVPAARFGDPAEVGGVIAFLASPAAGYINGVSLAVDGGRTRSLN comes from the coding sequence ATGGATCTTCGCCTCACCGGACGTCACGCCCTGGTCTGCGGCGCCTCCCAAGGGATAGGCCGGGCCACGGCGTTCGAACTGGCCGAACTGGGAGCCAGCGTCACCCTGCTCGCCCGCTCCGCGGATACCCTGAAGGCGCTCGCCGCCGAACTGCCGGCCACCCAGGCTGGCCAGAAGCACCACTACCTTGCCGTCGACATGCTCGACACCGACGCCCTGGCCGCCGCCGTGCACGGGGTGGTGAAGGACCACGCGGTCCACATCCTGCTCAACAACAGCGGCGGCCCGCCGCCGGGCGCGATCCACGCGGCCGACACCGAGGCGTTCCTCACCGCTTACCGCCAGCATGTCATCAGCGCCCAGGTGCTGAGCCAGGCCTGCCTGCCAGGCATGCGCGCCGCGCGCTACGGCCGGATCATCAACGTGATTTCCACCTCGGTGAAGGAGCCCATCCCGAACCTGGGCGTCTCCAACACCGTGCGCGCGGCCATGGCCGGCTGGGCCAAGACCCTGTCGGTCGAGGTCGCCCATGAAGGCATCACGGTGAATAACGTGCTGCCGGGTTACACCCGGACGCCGCGGCTGGACGCACTGGTCGAATCCAGCGTGAAAGCCGGGCGTGGCCGTGACGAAGTCGAGCGCGGGCTGCTGGCGAGCGTGCCTGCGGCGCGTTTTGGCGACCCGGCCGAAGTCGGTGGCGTCATCGCCTTCCTGGCCAGCCCGGCAGCGGGCTATATCAACGGTGTGAGCCTCGCGGTGGATGGCGGCCGCACGCGCAGCCTGAACTAA
- the asnS gene encoding asparagine--tRNA ligase — MTVVSVKQALAGGTAAAEHEVTVRGWVRTLRESKGGLSFVNVSDGSCFAPIQVVATADLANYETDVKNLSAGAGVIATGKLVPSQGKGQAYEIQATKIEVTGFVENPLTYPIQPKQHSMEFLREVAHLRPRTNLFGAVTRVRHTMMMAIHRILTEQGFFWINTPIITTSDAEGAGDMFRLSTLDLANLPRDDKGGIDWKKDFFGREAFLTVSGQLNVEAYALSMSKVYTFGPTFRAENSNTTRHLAEFWMVEPEVAFADLNDIATLAEVFLKGIFKAVLDERADDMAFFDERVMPGAVKRLEDFIAKPFERIDYTDAITILQKSGKKFEHPVAWGVDLQTEHERFLAEEHVGRPVVVMNYPEEIKAFYMRLNDDGKTVAAMDVLAPGIGEIIGGAQREERLDHLDARMQKFGLDLETYNWYRDLRRYGTVPHAGFGLGFERLLVYVCGLGNIRDAIPYPRAAGSAEF; from the coding sequence ATGACGGTGGTAAGCGTCAAGCAGGCCCTCGCTGGCGGCACGGCCGCGGCGGAACATGAAGTCACGGTCCGCGGCTGGGTACGTACCCTGCGCGAATCCAAGGGCGGCCTTTCCTTCGTTAATGTGAGCGATGGCTCCTGCTTCGCCCCCATCCAGGTGGTGGCCACGGCCGATCTCGCCAACTACGAGACCGACGTGAAGAACCTTTCGGCCGGCGCCGGCGTCATCGCCACCGGCAAGCTGGTGCCCTCGCAGGGCAAGGGCCAGGCCTATGAGATCCAGGCCACGAAGATCGAGGTCACCGGTTTCGTCGAGAACCCGCTCACCTACCCGATCCAGCCCAAGCAGCACTCCATGGAGTTCCTGCGCGAAGTGGCGCACCTGCGCCCGCGCACCAACCTGTTCGGCGCTGTCACACGCGTGCGCCACACCATGATGATGGCGATCCACCGCATCCTCACGGAGCAGGGCTTCTTCTGGATCAACACCCCGATCATCACCACCTCCGACGCCGAAGGCGCCGGCGACATGTTCCGCCTGTCCACGCTGGACCTGGCCAACCTGCCCCGCGACGACAAGGGCGGCATCGACTGGAAGAAGGATTTCTTCGGCCGCGAAGCCTTCCTCACCGTGTCGGGCCAGCTCAATGTCGAGGCCTACGCCCTGTCGATGAGCAAGGTGTACACCTTCGGCCCCACCTTCCGCGCCGAAAACTCCAACACCACCCGCCACCTGGCCGAGTTCTGGATGGTAGAGCCCGAAGTGGCCTTCGCCGACCTGAACGATATCGCCACCCTGGCCGAAGTGTTCCTGAAGGGCATCTTCAAGGCGGTGCTCGATGAGCGCGCCGACGATATGGCCTTCTTCGACGAACGCGTGATGCCGGGCGCCGTGAAACGCCTCGAAGATTTCATCGCCAAGCCCTTTGAGCGCATCGACTACACCGATGCCATCACCATCCTGCAGAAGTCCGGCAAGAAGTTCGAACACCCGGTGGCCTGGGGTGTGGATCTCCAGACCGAGCACGAACGCTTCCTCGCCGAGGAACATGTGGGCCGTCCCGTGGTCGTCATGAACTACCCGGAAGAGATCAAGGCCTTCTACATGCGCCTGAACGACGACGGCAAGACCGTGGCCGCCATGGACGTGCTGGCCCCGGGCATTGGCGAGATCATCGGTGGTGCCCAGCGCGAAGAGCGCCTGGACCACCTCGATGCCCGCATGCAGAAGTTCGGCCTCGACCTGGAAACGTACAACTGGTATCGCGACCTGCGCCGCTACGGCACCGTGCCCCACGCCGGCTTCGGCCTGGGCTTCGAGCGCCTGCTGGTGTACGTCTGCGGCCTGGGCAACATCCGCGACGCCATTCCGTATCCCCGTGCGGCAGGGAGCGCCGAGTTTTAA